Proteins co-encoded in one uncultured Bacteroides sp. genomic window:
- the mltG gene encoding endolytic transglycosylase MltG, with translation MNNKLKNKWVIAAICAGAIIFFAGIFVYYNLFAAQFQTEKKAYVYIDRDDTPDSISVKVERAGMPRSMRTFNWLMNHFSDAKNIHTGRYVIKPGDGNYLVFRRLTRGQQAPLNFSINDIRTCGQLAEKIGNQLMIDSAEVAIRLNDSAFCSKLGFKKETVISLFIPNTYEIYWNISTADLFKKMKKEYNSFWSSERLSKAKSIGFTPSEVCTIASIVEEETNNTAEKPMVAGLYINRLHKGMKLQADPTIKFAVQDFTIKRVTGEYLRSNSPYNTYKFMGLPPGPIRIPSIKGIDAVLNYTRHNFVYMCAKEDFSGTHNFAATWEEHMVNAKKYQAELNKRKIF, from the coding sequence ATGAACAATAAATTAAAGAATAAATGGGTTATCGCAGCAATCTGCGCTGGCGCCATAATTTTCTTTGCCGGAATATTCGTATACTACAATCTATTTGCTGCTCAGTTCCAGACTGAAAAAAAAGCATATGTCTATATTGACCGTGACGATACACCCGACTCTATCTCTGTTAAAGTAGAACGTGCAGGTATGCCACGCAGTATGAGAACCTTTAATTGGTTAATGAACCACTTCAGTGATGCCAAGAACATCCATACCGGACGTTACGTCATCAAACCGGGAGACGGCAATTATCTGGTTTTTCGCAGACTGACACGAGGACAACAAGCTCCGCTGAATTTTTCAATTAATGATATTCGCACTTGCGGACAATTAGCAGAGAAAATAGGCAATCAACTTATGATTGATTCTGCTGAAGTTGCTATTCGTTTAAATGATTCTGCATTTTGCTCAAAATTGGGTTTCAAGAAAGAGACTGTCATAAGTCTTTTCATCCCCAATACCTATGAGATTTACTGGAACATCTCCACAGCCGATCTATTTAAAAAGATGAAGAAAGAGTATAACTCATTCTGGTCAAGTGAACGTTTGAGCAAAGCAAAATCAATAGGCTTTACTCCTTCCGAAGTATGCACAATAGCTTCCATTGTGGAGGAAGAAACAAACAATACTGCCGAAAAACCTATGGTGGCAGGTCTTTACATCAACCGTTTACACAAAGGAATGAAACTTCAGGCCGATCCAACTATTAAATTTGCTGTGCAGGATTTCACCATTAAAAGAGTAACAGGAGAATACCTTCGCTCTAACTCTCCGTACAATACTTACAAGTTTATGGGATTGCCTCCCGGACCTATCCGTATTCCTTCTATCAAAGGAATTGATGCCGTGCTGAATTACACAAGACATAACTTTGTTTATATGTGTGCAAAAGAGGATTTTTCTGGCACACACAATTTCGCAGCAACTTGGGAAGAACATATGGTGAATGCCAAGAAATACCAGGCAGAACTAAACAAACGAAAGATTTTCTAA
- a CDS encoding DNA/RNA non-specific endonuclease, translating to MAKRKKKNQQNNTLRVLLLVIAISVTSILVYEHFRSPILHAANNVKDKTEAIITPDKEEVYGDLERPQFINSRPEQVISHAGYTVSYNPEWHIPNWVSYELTEYEIKGDLKRSDKFVIDPEVKGVCATNEDYTHSGYDRGHMAPAADMKWNTRVMKECFYFSNMCPQKHSLNAGKWKALEEKVRDWAQEDSAIVIVCGPIVEKRYKTIGPDRVAVPQRFFKVILAPYLNYPKAIGFIMKNDKEESPLSSYAVSVDSVEKLTGMDFFSALPDDVENRIESSNSTTDWGL from the coding sequence ATGGCGAAAAGAAAGAAAAAGAATCAGCAAAACAATACTCTCAGAGTTTTGTTACTGGTTATTGCAATATCAGTGACATCGATCCTTGTTTACGAGCACTTCCGTAGTCCTATTTTGCATGCAGCCAATAATGTTAAAGACAAAACGGAAGCTATTATAACTCCGGATAAAGAGGAAGTTTATGGCGATCTGGAACGTCCGCAATTCATCAACTCTCGTCCCGAGCAAGTCATTAGCCATGCAGGATACACAGTATCATATAATCCGGAATGGCACATACCCAACTGGGTTTCTTATGAATTAACAGAATATGAGATAAAGGGAGATCTGAAACGCTCGGATAAATTTGTGATCGATCCTGAAGTAAAAGGAGTTTGCGCTACGAATGAAGATTATACTCATTCGGGATATGACCGCGGACACATGGCTCCGGCAGCAGATATGAAATGGAATACCAGAGTGATGAAGGAGTGTTTTTATTTTAGTAATATGTGTCCTCAGAAACACTCTCTGAATGCCGGAAAATGGAAAGCTCTGGAAGAAAAGGTACGCGACTGGGCACAGGAAGACAGTGCAATTGTAATTGTATGCGGTCCCATTGTAGAAAAGAGATACAAAACAATCGGACCGGACAGAGTAGCCGTTCCACAGCGATTTTTCAAGGTAATACTGGCTCCTTACCTCAATTATCCTAAGGCCATAGGCTTTATTATGAAAAATGATAAGGAGGAATCGCCATTGAGCAGTTATGCAGTTTCAGTTGATAGTGTGGAAAAACTTACAGGAATGGATTTCTTTTCTGCATTGCCCGATGATGTAGAGAATCGCATAGAGAGTTCTAACTCAACTACCGATTGGGGTTTATAG
- a CDS encoding nucleotide sugar dehydrogenase — protein sequence MKNIRIAVIGLGYVGLPLARLFATKYPVIGFDINIHRIEELNGGKDSTLEVPNELLKAVLTSQPSSSPGLFCTSKEEFLRECNYYIITVPTPVDKSNRPDLNPLLSASETVGKVIVKDNIVIYESTVSPGITEDVCVPIVEKFSGLTFNKDFFAGYSPERINPGDKLHTVDAILKITSGSTPKAAQKVDELYRSVIVAGTYLAPSIRVAEAAKIIENSQRDINIAFINELAKIFNRMGIDTRSVLQAAATKWNFLPFYPGLVGGHCIGVDPYYLAQRAKEYGFRPEIILSGRRMNDGMGEYVAQEVVRCMIKKEILIKHSKVLILGFTFKENCPDVRNTKVIDVLHELQHYEIDVTVYDPIAFPPDVKREYGIEIISELPDVKYDAVIAAVAHKEFTSLDIRSLVKNEGVVYDVKGIFPLEVVDARL from the coding sequence ATGAAAAATATTCGAATAGCTGTTATAGGACTTGGTTATGTAGGTTTGCCATTAGCTCGTCTTTTTGCTACAAAATACCCTGTTATCGGATTTGACATAAATATTCACCGTATAGAAGAACTGAATGGTGGCAAGGATTCCACGTTGGAAGTGCCCAATGAGTTGTTAAAGGCTGTGCTTACTTCTCAACCTTCCTCCAGCCCCGGTTTGTTTTGCACTTCAAAAGAAGAATTTCTTCGTGAGTGTAACTATTATATTATAACAGTTCCCACACCTGTGGATAAAAGCAATCGTCCCGATCTGAATCCGTTGCTTTCTGCTAGCGAAACAGTTGGAAAGGTAATTGTCAAAGATAATATTGTGATCTACGAATCCACTGTCTCTCCAGGTATTACTGAGGATGTTTGCGTTCCCATCGTTGAAAAGTTTTCCGGACTTACATTTAATAAGGATTTCTTTGCAGGATATTCTCCGGAAAGAATCAATCCGGGTGACAAACTGCATACGGTGGATGCTATCTTAAAGATTACTTCCGGATCTACTCCCAAGGCTGCGCAAAAAGTTGACGAACTATATCGCTCTGTTATTGTTGCAGGAACCTATCTGGCTCCTTCTATCCGTGTCGCAGAGGCGGCAAAAATCATTGAAAACTCCCAGAGAGACATTAATATAGCCTTTATCAATGAACTGGCAAAGATTTTTAATCGTATGGGAATTGATACACGTAGCGTACTTCAGGCTGCGGCTACAAAATGGAACTTTCTTCCATTTTATCCTGGACTGGTAGGTGGTCATTGTATAGGTGTTGATCCATATTATCTGGCACAGCGGGCTAAAGAATACGGTTTCCGGCCTGAAATAATTCTCTCGGGGAGAAGGATGAATGATGGCATGGGAGAGTATGTTGCTCAGGAAGTGGTGCGCTGCATGATTAAAAAAGAGATTCTGATTAAGCATAGTAAGGTGTTGATTCTAGGGTTTACTTTTAAGGAAAACTGTCCGGATGTACGTAATACAAAGGTTATTGATGTGTTGCATGAACTTCAGCATTATGAGATTGATGTAACAGTGTATGATCCCATTGCTTTTCCTCCAGATGTGAAACGGGAATATGGAATTGAAATCATTTCTGAACTTCCGGATGTGAAATATGATGCTGTGATAGCGGCTGTGGCGCATAAAGAATTTACTTCCCTGGATATTCGGTCATTAGTAAAAAATGAAGGAGTTGTTTATGATGTAAAAGGAATATTTCCTTTAGAAGTCGTGGATGCCAGACTTTGA